The nucleotide window TGTATTGGTGTAATTTACCTAAGGATGCTAGCGAAAGATGTGGAAGCCTTAGGCGGCCAAAAGGTCAAACTCAGCAAAACGCGATTCGTTCCCTTAATTGGGGCGATTGTTTTGGCAAGTCAGTGGAACCAGCTCCAGATTTTGCCGATTTTCTTGGGGTTTGTCACTTACAAAGCCGCCCTCATTGGGTATACCTTAACCAGCCTGCTGCCCGACAACCGTCGGTAGGCAGTGGTGGGTAAAAATGTCCCATGCTCCCTCAGCCAAAGCTCGTTTCCCTTGCAGATAGACATGGAACTTGAAGCCGACGTTTGCGCTTCTCAAAATACACATGCTGGATGTTTTCAACGCCATTTCTTCACCCCTAATTGCTGCCGAACCTGACTTAGGTGTTGGCGAGCACTTTTATTGGCAAATTGGCAATCTTACCATTCACGGTCAGGTGTTTCTGACCTCCTGGTTTGTCATTGCGGTGTTGGTGGTGGCTTCTCTGCTCGCCACGCGCAATTTGCAAAGAGTTCCCAGCGGTCTGCAAAACTTTATGGAATATGCCCTAGAGTTTGTTCGGGATATTGCCAAAGCCCAAATCGGCGAAAAAGAATATCGCCCGTGGGTGCCGTTTGTGGGAACGTTATTTTTGTTCATTTTTGTGTCAAACTGGTCAGGGGCGCTTCTCCCTTGGAAAATTGTAGAGGTTCCCGAAGGGGAACTGGCAGCTCCTACCAACGACATCAACACCACGGTGGCCTTGGCCCTGCTGACCTCGCTGGCGTATTTTTACGCTGGCATTAGCAAGCGTGGCTTGAAGTACTTTTCTCGGTACATCGAGCCCACGCCCATTCTCTTACCGATCAACATTCTAGAAGATTTTACAAAACCCCTCTCCCTTAGCTTCCGTCTATTTGGTAACATTCTGGCGGATGAGCTGGTTGTCGCCGTGTTGGTTTTCTTGGTTCCCCTGTTTATTCCGCTGCCGGTGATGGCATTGGGTCTGTTTACCAGTGCGATTCAGGCACTTATTTTTGCCACCCTAGCCGGAGCGTACATTGGGGAAGCCATCGAACACGGGGAAGAGGAAGCCGAAGAGTAACGCGCAATGGTCGAAATGTCGCTTGTGGATATGGAGACCATTGCCAAACCGTGGTAAGTTCCTTTAGGAACCATATTTGTTGCGTTTGTAATTACAGAAAAGGAAACAAAAAGTCATGGAACAACTAACTGCTGCTGCTTCTGTTATCGCTGCTGCTCTCGCCGTCGGTTTAGCAGCCATCGGACCCGGTCTTGGACAAGGAAACGCTGCCGGACAGGCTGTAGAAGGGATTGCCCGTCAGCCAGAAGCTGAAGGCAAAATCCGCGGTACTTTGCTATTGAGCTTGGCATTTATGGAAGCGCTGACCATTTATGGTCTGGTTGTCGCCCTCGTATTGCTGTTTGCGAACCCCTTCTCCTAGATTTTAATCGTTTTCCAGGTGGAGATGCCACGCGGACATCTCTACCTGAGGTTCATTGGTTGACCCCGAACCAGAATTTGTGGCACTGGCTGTCTGGGTTGCCAGAACGGCTGTGCCCAACCTGTTTCGGGGACCCCCTCGCCGCCGAACGTGCGTGCCATTTTGATGGGGTT belongs to Geitlerinema sp. PCC 9228 and includes:
- a CDS encoding ATP synthase subunit I produces the protein MQEFYQLKRNLLWWTLVLTAIIFVSVWIAYNLNIALNYFIGACIGVIYLRMLAKDVEALGGQKVKLSKTRFVPLIGAIVLASQWNQLQILPIFLGFVTYKAALIGYTLTSLLPDNRR
- the atpB gene encoding F0F1 ATP synthase subunit A, translated to MHMLDVFNAISSPLIAAEPDLGVGEHFYWQIGNLTIHGQVFLTSWFVIAVLVVASLLATRNLQRVPSGLQNFMEYALEFVRDIAKAQIGEKEYRPWVPFVGTLFLFIFVSNWSGALLPWKIVEVPEGELAAPTNDINTTVALALLTSLAYFYAGISKRGLKYFSRYIEPTPILLPINILEDFTKPLSLSFRLFGNILADELVVAVLVFLVPLFIPLPVMALGLFTSAIQALIFATLAGAYIGEAIEHGEEEAEE
- the atpE gene encoding ATP synthase F0 subunit C; translated protein: MEQLTAAASVIAAALAVGLAAIGPGLGQGNAAGQAVEGIARQPEAEGKIRGTLLLSLAFMEALTIYGLVVALVLLFANPFS